A genomic region of Raphanus sativus cultivar WK10039 chromosome 6, ASM80110v3, whole genome shotgun sequence contains the following coding sequences:
- the LOC108833738 gene encoding uncharacterized protein LOC108833738, translating to MSSFMNLSFLDEIKPYKNKWRIQVKVLHSWKSYIPGVGESLELILSDAHGTKIHASCKKAYLEELRDKLPVGSWRNIENFLLTAPGGMYKSTNHAYKLSFLHTTEISFSSLQMDDLFLSLVDFETILSGHLDEYKLIDVMGQVKDVGDLDSVQCQGKPKKKIEFVLGDIHGLTIACCLWGTFAEKIHTEVEASGGDVVVCLLRFAKIGKYRGEIQISNSFDASQLIINPPIKETEAFKVTDTDEENNALTLVETKDHKLQLKIRRDKWMQFPLKYIGELLQPTQAEVCRVVCTVYEIDRNWGWYYFGCTDCDKKAIKVSTNTKIVNGKDIVSHVWWCEQCKRKVYDVSPRFKLHLMVKDDTGVTNFMLLDTIAKGLVPESAETLLNGSFDELEDVDSFPEAITSLVGKTFMFGVYIEKDHVICKAETFKVGKVWKDMSMDMSCAASVSCTQSDLTPTVDSGGQDSINHMIEQSSEDVVSTPSSKRITESDEYVHDLTSTSKKQRTKNIKSEQKKSG from the exons ATGTCTTCTTTCATGAACCTTAGCTTCTTAGACGAGATCAAACCATACAAAAACAAATGGCGTATTCAAGTCAAGGTACTTCATTCCTGGAAATCATACATTCCGGGAGTTGGGGAATCGCTTGAACTGATTCTGTCTGATGCACAT GGAACGAAAATCCATGCTTCATGTAAGAAAGCTTACCTTGAAGAGTTGAGAGATAAACTTCCGGTTGGATCCTGGAGGAATATCGAAAACTTCCTTCTCACTGCACCCGGTGGAATGTACAAATCCACCAATCATGCATACAAGTTGTCGTTTCTCCACACTACGGAAATCTCCTTCTCATCTCTGCAGATGGACGACCTATTTCTAAGTCTGGTTGATTTTGAAACCATACTCAGTGGACATCTTGACGAATACAAGCTGATTG atgttATGGGACAAGTCAAAGATGTGGGTGACCTTGATTCCGTGCAGTGTCAAggaaaaccaaagaaaaaaattgagtttGTTTTGGGCGACATTCA TGGTCTGACGATTGCTTGCTGTTTATGGGGAACATTTGCTGAGAAAATTCATACCGAGGTGGAAGCATCTGGAGGAGATGTGGTTGTATGCCTTTTAAGATTTGCTAAAATCGGCAAATATAGAG GTGAGATTCAAATCTCGAATTCGTTTGACGCTTCCCAGCTTATTATTAATCCTCCAATAAAGGAGACTGAAGCGTTTAAAGTGAC ggatactgatgaggagaacaATGCTTTGACTTTAGTCGAAACTAAAGACCATAAGCTTCAGCTTAAAATTAGGCGTGATAAGTGGATGCAGTTTCCTCTCAAGTACATTGGCGAACTTCTCCAGCCAACTCAG GCTGAAGTGTGCAGGGTCGTATGTACTGTATACGAAATAGACAGGAACTGGGGCTGGTACTATTTTGGTTGTACTGATTGTGACAAAAAGGCTATTAAGGTGTCAACCAACACAAAAATAGTCAATGGAAAAGACATCGTCTCTCATGTTTGGTGGTGTGAACAGTGTAAGCGTAAGGTTTATGATGTGTCCCCAAg ATTCAAGCTTCATCTGATGGTTAAAGATGATACTGGAGTTACAAACTTTATGCTACTAGATACAATTGCAAAAGGACTTGTGCCTGAATCAGCAGAGACCCTACTGAATGGTTCCTTTGATGAG TTAGAGGATGTTGATTCATTCCCTGAAGCAATCACTTCTTTGGTTGGTAAGACCTTCATGTTTGGAGTTTACATAGAGAAGGACCATGTGATTTGCAAAGCTGAGACTTTCAAGGTTGGTAAAGTATGGAAAGACATGAGTATGGACATGAGTTGTGCAGCTTCAGTGTCGTGTACTCAATCTGATTTGACCCCAACTGTGGACAGTGGTGGACAG gATTCCATAAATCACATGATTGAGCAGAGTTCTGAAGATGTGGTATCAACCCCGTCTTCTAAACGTATAACCGAATCTGATGAATATGTGCATGATCTCACATCGACCTCTAAGAAGCAACGTACCAAAAACATCAAGTCCGAACAGAAGAAAAGTGGCTGA